The Pseudolabrys sp. FHR47 genome contains a region encoding:
- a CDS encoding efflux RND transporter periplasmic adaptor subunit: protein MSTLTLARRHTRRGASRFGVAAALLLSLAACGDGQNKAAAPPGAGQKPQVSVVTLHPQSVAVTAELAGRTTASLTAEVRPQVNGIIQSRLFKEGGEVKAGDPLYQIDPATYQASLDSAQASLQKAEAAVPSAEAKVERYQGLVKQNAVSKQDFDDANATLAQAKADVAVAKANVETARINLDYTKIVAPIGGRIDKSALTPGALVTASQTTVLTTIRTIDPINVDVSASSTDLLNWRQAIKEGRLKFSGTDVSVKLKLDNGMDYPHNGEVAFVESNVSQTTGTFALRAEFPNPDRLLLPGMYVRAVISEGVAENSYLVPQRAVTRNTKGEATAMFVTAAGKVEQRVLTLGKNVGNNWLVSTGIQDGDRVIVEGTQLVRVGMDVSAVEVTIDENTGEVRARKQGALSPAGPERTAAAGK, encoded by the coding sequence ATGTCGACCTTGACCCTGGCGCGCCGGCACACGCGGCGTGGCGCCTCGCGGTTCGGCGTAGCCGCGGCGTTGCTGCTGTCGCTGGCCGCCTGCGGCGACGGGCAGAACAAGGCCGCCGCGCCGCCCGGCGCCGGGCAGAAGCCGCAGGTCAGCGTCGTCACGCTCCATCCGCAATCGGTGGCCGTCACAGCCGAACTGGCGGGGCGCACGACCGCGTCCTTGACCGCGGAAGTCCGCCCGCAGGTCAACGGCATCATCCAGTCGCGCTTGTTCAAGGAAGGCGGCGAGGTGAAGGCCGGCGATCCGCTGTATCAGATCGACCCCGCGACCTATCAGGCCTCTTTGGACAGCGCGCAGGCGTCATTACAGAAGGCCGAAGCCGCGGTACCGAGCGCCGAAGCCAAGGTCGAGCGCTATCAGGGACTGGTGAAGCAAAACGCGGTCAGCAAACAGGACTTCGACGACGCCAACGCCACGCTCGCGCAGGCCAAAGCCGATGTGGCGGTCGCCAAGGCCAATGTCGAAACCGCCCGCATCAACCTGGATTATACCAAGATCGTAGCGCCGATCGGCGGCCGCATCGACAAATCCGCGCTTACGCCCGGCGCGCTGGTGACGGCGAGCCAGACCACCGTCCTGACGACGATCCGCACCATCGATCCGATCAATGTCGACGTGAGTGCTTCAAGCACCGATCTCTTGAACTGGCGGCAGGCGATCAAGGAAGGCCGCCTGAAGTTCAGCGGCACCGATGTCAGCGTCAAGCTCAAGCTCGACAACGGCATGGACTATCCTCACAACGGCGAGGTCGCTTTCGTCGAGTCCAATGTCAGCCAGACCACCGGTACGTTCGCGCTGCGCGCCGAATTTCCCAACCCCGACCGGTTGCTGTTGCCGGGCATGTATGTGCGGGCGGTGATCTCGGAGGGCGTCGCGGAGAACAGTTATCTGGTGCCGCAGCGCGCGGTGACGCGCAACACCAAAGGCGAGGCGACGGCCATGTTCGTCACCGCCGCCGGCAAGGTCGAGCAGCGCGTGTTGACGCTCGGCAAGAACGTCGGCAACAACTGGCTCGTCAGTACCGGGATTCAAGATGGCGACCGCGTCATTGTCGAGGGCACCCAACTGGTGCGGGTCGGCATGGACGTCAGCGCCGTCGAGGTCACCATTGACGAAAACACCGGCGAGGTCCGCGCGCGCAAGCAAGGCGCGCTGTCGCCGGCCGGACCTGAGCGAACCGCCGCGGCCGGGAAATAA
- a CDS encoding TetR/AcrR family transcriptional regulator → MPARQGQGRHHVGAPLYSTMPYQYGRGMAMSIPATPPRPRGRPKVMSDAAQRERIVEGARKLLLSKGYAHTTTDDIAAACKISKQTLYRHFPGKPALFAAIVESHRQSMLALPGDYGDLPLDKALETIFRIDIDPKADRERVALLQLVLMESQQFPELEKTLLRHGADKSRGELAAWLAAQARAGRIAIDDADSTAHILMNMIFSIAGPKGGLKGGRHLAWPSAQKRQDHIRRCVSIFLKGVMPRAAAGGTAA, encoded by the coding sequence GTGCCGGCGCGCCAGGGTCAAGGTCGACATCACGTCGGGGCTCCTCTTTACAGTACTATGCCGTACCAATATGGTCGCGGTATGGCGATGTCAATTCCAGCCACGCCGCCGCGCCCGCGCGGCCGTCCTAAAGTCATGTCCGACGCCGCGCAGCGCGAACGCATCGTCGAGGGGGCGCGCAAGCTCCTGCTCAGCAAAGGGTACGCCCACACCACCACCGACGATATCGCCGCGGCGTGCAAAATTTCGAAGCAGACGCTCTATCGGCATTTTCCCGGCAAGCCGGCCTTGTTCGCCGCCATTGTCGAGTCGCACCGGCAGAGCATGCTGGCATTACCCGGCGATTATGGCGACTTGCCGCTCGACAAGGCGCTGGAAACAATCTTCAGGATCGATATCGACCCGAAGGCCGATCGCGAGCGCGTCGCGCTGCTGCAGTTGGTGCTGATGGAAAGCCAACAGTTTCCCGAGCTGGAAAAGACGCTGCTGCGCCACGGCGCCGACAAATCGCGCGGCGAACTCGCCGCATGGCTGGCAGCGCAGGCACGCGCCGGACGCATCGCTATCGACGATGCCGACAGCACGGCGCATATCCTCATGAACATGATCTTCAGCATCGCCGGCCCCAAAGGCGGCCTTAAGGGCGGCCGGCATCTGGCTTGGCCCAGCGCACAAAAACGCCAGGATCATATCCGGCGGTGCGTTTCCATTTTCCTCAAAGGCGTTATGCCGCGCGCGGCGGCGGGCGGCACCGCCGCCTGA
- a CDS encoding TonB-dependent receptor, whose translation MLRNRLLGSVAMATGLLMAMPIHAQQNDGVTLRPIIVTPVGPAATTAPQVDGLETPLSATTLQRTDTKPEAAASSDTASVLGNIPGVNVYSAGGVSGLPVIDGFADDRLNILIDGASISSACANHMNPPLSYIAPLNIGKVEVLSGVTPVSKGGDSIGGTIIVDRQAPQFAATKGTVLTTGEVSAFYRSVNNGFATAGNATVATDKFSVNYQGDFSRGENYRAGNGEKIRSTLYETQNHAATLAYRHDGQLLSLTTAIQHIPYQGYANQRMDMVGNDAVSLNLKYKGEFAWGTMDSRIYWQQTRHEMEFLADKQPAQMPMDTKGTDLGYSVKFDIPLTRADTVRVGNELHSQLLDDWWPAIAGSTMMGPNDYWNIRDGRRDRIGTFGEWERKWSSSWTTLVGVRNDTVWSNTGDVQPYNPVPSMMNPNANAATAFNAKDHARRDVNFDATALVRYTPSLGSSYELGYSRKTRSPNLYERYAWGTGGMSSSMTGWFGDGNGYVGNLDLKPEVANNISFTAAWSDPAGKKWELKVKPYYSYVADFIDVNRYGTFTDKNGGTFPILQFANHNARLYGVDASGRVKVLERARWGEFALLGQFAYVNGKNLDTGDNLYHIMPVNGRIGLEQKLGDWTSLVETQMVGAKSNVQSLRLEQTTPAYTLVNWRASYTWKNLRFDLGVENIFDKNYALPLGGFDYTYYKATSTRRPVPGPGRNVYAGLTVKF comes from the coding sequence ATGCTTCGCAATCGACTCCTGGGCTCGGTCGCCATGGCGACGGGCCTGCTCATGGCTATGCCCATTCACGCGCAGCAGAACGACGGCGTTACGCTGCGGCCCATTATCGTGACCCCCGTCGGGCCCGCGGCGACAACCGCACCGCAGGTCGATGGGCTTGAAACGCCGCTGTCGGCGACGACACTTCAGCGTACCGATACAAAACCCGAAGCGGCGGCCAGCAGCGACACCGCCTCGGTCCTTGGCAATATCCCGGGCGTGAACGTGTACTCCGCCGGCGGCGTATCCGGCCTCCCCGTTATCGACGGCTTTGCCGACGACCGCCTGAACATATTGATCGACGGCGCCAGCATCAGTTCGGCTTGCGCCAATCACATGAACCCGCCGCTCTCCTACATCGCGCCGCTGAACATCGGAAAGGTCGAGGTCCTGTCCGGCGTCACCCCGGTCAGCAAGGGCGGCGACAGCATCGGCGGCACCATCATCGTCGACCGGCAGGCTCCGCAGTTCGCGGCCACCAAGGGCACTGTCCTCACCACGGGCGAGGTGTCGGCATTCTATCGCAGCGTCAACAACGGCTTTGCGACGGCAGGCAACGCCACCGTCGCAACCGACAAATTCAGCGTCAACTATCAGGGCGACTTCTCGCGCGGCGAAAACTACCGGGCCGGCAATGGCGAGAAAATACGGTCCACGCTGTACGAGACGCAGAACCACGCCGCGACTTTGGCCTACCGCCACGACGGCCAGCTGCTCTCGTTGACCACGGCCATCCAGCACATTCCCTATCAGGGCTACGCCAATCAGCGCATGGACATGGTCGGCAACGACGCCGTGTCGCTGAACCTGAAATACAAGGGCGAATTCGCCTGGGGCACGATGGACAGCCGAATCTACTGGCAGCAGACCCGGCACGAAATGGAATTTCTGGCCGACAAACAGCCGGCGCAGATGCCGATGGACACCAAGGGGACCGATCTCGGCTACTCGGTCAAGTTCGACATTCCCCTTACACGGGCCGACACGGTACGCGTCGGCAACGAGCTGCACAGCCAGCTGCTCGACGACTGGTGGCCGGCGATCGCCGGCAGCACGATGATGGGGCCCAACGACTACTGGAATATTCGCGACGGCCGACGCGACCGCATCGGCACGTTCGGCGAATGGGAGCGCAAGTGGTCATCGAGCTGGACCACCCTCGTCGGCGTCCGCAACGACACCGTCTGGTCGAACACCGGCGACGTTCAGCCCTATAACCCGGTGCCGAGCATGATGAACCCGAACGCGAATGCCGCCACGGCGTTCAACGCCAAGGACCACGCCCGCCGCGACGTCAACTTCGACGCCACCGCGCTGGTCCGCTACACGCCGAGCCTCGGCAGCAGCTATGAGCTCGGCTATTCGCGCAAGACCCGCTCGCCCAATCTCTACGAGCGCTACGCCTGGGGCACCGGCGGCATGTCCTCGAGCATGACCGGGTGGTTCGGCGACGGCAACGGCTATGTCGGCAATCTCGATCTCAAGCCCGAGGTCGCCAACAATATCAGCTTCACGGCCGCATGGAGCGATCCCGCCGGCAAGAAATGGGAGCTGAAGGTCAAGCCCTACTATTCCTACGTCGCGGATTTCATCGACGTGAACCGCTACGGCACTTTCACCGACAAGAACGGCGGCACTTTCCCGATCCTGCAGTTCGCCAACCACAACGCGCGTCTCTACGGCGTCGATGCGTCGGGCCGCGTCAAGGTGCTCGAGCGGGCCCGTTGGGGCGAGTTCGCGCTGCTCGGCCAGTTCGCTTATGTGAACGGCAAGAACCTCGATACCGGCGATAATCTCTATCACATCATGCCGGTCAACGGGCGCATCGGCCTCGAGCAGAAGCTCGGCGACTGGACCAGCCTGGTCGAGACGCAGATGGTGGGCGCCAAATCGAACGTGCAGTCGCTGCGTCTCGAGCAGACAACGCCCGCCTATACGCTGGTCAACTGGCGCGCGAGCTATACGTGGAAGAACCTGCGTTTCGACCTCGGCGTCGAGAACATCTTCGACAAGAACTACGCGCTGCCGCTCGGCGGCTTCGACTACACCTACTACAAGGCGACCAGCACCCGGCGCCCCGTTCCGGGTCCGGGACGCAATGTCTATGCCGGGCTGACGGTGAAGTTCTGA
- a CDS encoding TlpA disulfide reductase family protein gives MKTGFILSIVLGTALAIAGGVRAEIVGPRIERAATEAQMRASLHSVKFVDEANRPLDLAAIIASGKPTLVSLWAHWCPICQSELPGFRAIAQACPNRWNIVFVSARHDDYAKDLEKFNRQGLPWPLYNVSRTMLEDGAPYDTYRAFTGATTTGQVMTPLHYFVDTRGLVTKIVNARLDLSTPQALALVCGK, from the coding sequence ATGAAGACTGGGTTCATTCTTTCTATCGTCTTGGGCACGGCGCTCGCGATCGCGGGCGGCGTGCGCGCCGAGATCGTCGGCCCGCGCATCGAGCGGGCGGCCACCGAGGCGCAGATGCGCGCCTCGCTGCATTCGGTCAAGTTCGTCGATGAGGCGAACAGGCCGCTCGATCTCGCCGCCATCATCGCGAGCGGCAAGCCGACTTTGGTGTCGCTCTGGGCGCACTGGTGCCCGATCTGCCAGTCGGAACTGCCGGGCTTCCGCGCCATCGCGCAGGCCTGCCCCAACCGCTGGAATATCGTCTTCGTCTCGGCGCGGCACGACGACTACGCCAAGGACCTGGAAAAATTCAACAGGCAGGGCCTGCCCTGGCCGCTCTACAATGTGTCGCGCACCATGCTGGAAGACGGCGCGCCCTACGACACCTATCGCGCCTTCACCGGCGCGACGACCACCGGCCAGGTCATGACGCCGCTGCACTACTTCGTCGATACGCGCGGCCTGGTGACAAAGATCGTCAATGCGCGGCTCGACCTGTCAACGCCGCAGGCGCTCGCGCTGGTGTGTGGCAAATGA
- a CDS encoding DNA methyltransferase, which produces MFDDSRSFVTRAFLRAEFDLDYRAYTAERDAEMLAKLRGWDARPPLTETQAEGAFTQTFFVELWGYGDAGRVAPDEHTIIAKLPVPGEGAGGGAGEADLALGWFRGRRNAIPQVLCEFKDIRSRLDAKQNRKGSTRTPVEQCLNYVRGARRGLFGNETVQPWWGLVTDMNEFRLYWWDRAPSEYIRFIIRREDLLSGSYDLLADSEDARFDRYLFAKLFARDMLLSEAGRPQLLRLVERQWVRGRKLEGEFYDRYKDVRERLFNVIRLNNPDFPGRPGELLRLTQKLLDRFIFAFFCEDMGERLMFPPQLIRDFMRNRSSEPFYDENGSELWEQFKRVFEKMNTGGALNRITLPEINGGLFQPDPLINGLNIPNHVFAKAGQGANEASLESDRQTLLYLCGAYNYAARGDVKESLSLYTLGHIFEQSITELEYREGELEGRDTVAKLSKRKRDGVYYTPEAVVNYLVEQTLGPWFADAKATCGYPTPEEGAPTAASATAYVERLKAIRIVDPACGSGAFLISAFRRLLQERVAAERDVARTNGAVPGAIEEAPIIAQILRDNIYGVDINPASVEIAKLALWLHSARASKPLSSLEHTIRIGNSLVGPDFWAGRQRTADGDERVRAFDWRIAFPEVWPKGGDGGFDIVLGNPPYVKLQNLMTVDPDVVAYLSAERGGDTYQSARTGNFDLYLPFIEKGLRLLAPGGRMAYIAPSLWTVNQYGEGLRGLVRQGQHLDRWLDFKAHQIFEDVITYTALQFYTREPNDTVRIATAPKGEMADIDWSNAELAVSYDGLQESKEWLMATGTERALIRRLAGHCVRLDHPSITSGIIVGIQTSADHIYHLERLGAGRYKCTPKGKGAASYEVMIEDEIMKPLVSGPEAKRYEDPETATYLLFPYERDARGVMKLIPTDEMEQRFPLAWAHLRRWEQELRSREKDAFNDVAWYRFGRNQNLDKQDAPKLIVAQTVPEMRVCADFHGTKYLNNVRVNAILATEPTDQNYLLSVLNGPVVDFVFRRIGKPKQGGWYEANKQFIAPLPIPNTSRESRTDLAMRAQRLQERWTHRRHLLQEAANRLSVLARAPHEARWLWPDLPTLPEIIEQAPKALRLTTDRRKWANERLDEIEAARVEALQAALDRGGRRQVRFERGELRLYMSGAVALEKIYLDEATGPLVAAYWRWLLLSGTAREAEKFASELRRPPAPTDAPAATQFIERVADLAEEVAAIEADERALNEILYDLYALTPDERNLVENEPGRRNAALTAG; this is translated from the coding sequence GTGTTTGACGACAGCCGGTCCTTTGTTACCCGAGCCTTCCTGCGCGCCGAGTTCGATCTCGACTATCGCGCCTATACGGCGGAGCGCGATGCCGAAATGCTTGCAAAATTGCGCGGCTGGGACGCCCGCCCTCCTCTCACGGAAACGCAGGCCGAAGGGGCTTTTACTCAGACCTTCTTTGTCGAGCTGTGGGGCTACGGCGATGCCGGCCGTGTTGCACCCGATGAGCACACAATCATCGCCAAGCTGCCGGTTCCCGGCGAAGGCGCCGGCGGCGGAGCCGGTGAAGCCGATCTGGCGCTCGGTTGGTTTCGCGGCAGGCGGAATGCCATTCCGCAAGTCCTCTGTGAGTTCAAGGACATTCGCTCCCGGCTCGACGCCAAGCAGAACCGCAAGGGCAGTACCCGCACGCCGGTAGAGCAATGCCTGAACTACGTGCGCGGCGCACGACGCGGCCTGTTCGGCAACGAAACCGTCCAGCCTTGGTGGGGTCTTGTTACCGACATGAACGAGTTTCGCCTCTACTGGTGGGACCGGGCGCCGTCGGAATACATTCGCTTCATCATTCGGCGGGAGGACCTGCTTTCGGGCAGTTACGATCTCCTGGCAGATTCCGAAGATGCTCGCTTCGATAGGTACCTTTTCGCAAAGCTGTTTGCCCGTGACATGCTGCTGTCCGAAGCGGGTCGGCCGCAATTGCTGCGTCTTGTCGAGCGGCAGTGGGTAAGGGGCCGCAAGCTTGAAGGTGAATTCTACGACCGATATAAGGACGTCCGCGAGCGGCTGTTCAATGTCATCCGGCTGAATAACCCGGATTTTCCAGGCCGCCCTGGCGAATTGCTGCGGCTGACTCAGAAATTGCTTGATCGCTTCATTTTCGCATTCTTCTGCGAGGATATGGGCGAAAGGCTGATGTTCCCGCCGCAGCTGATCCGCGACTTCATGCGCAACCGCAGCAGTGAACCATTTTATGACGAGAATGGTTCTGAACTGTGGGAACAGTTCAAGCGTGTGTTCGAAAAAATGAACACCGGCGGCGCCTTGAATCGGATCACCTTGCCAGAGATCAATGGCGGCCTGTTCCAGCCCGACCCACTGATCAACGGGCTGAACATTCCGAACCATGTCTTCGCAAAGGCGGGACAAGGCGCCAACGAGGCATCGCTCGAAAGCGACCGGCAGACGCTTCTGTATCTTTGTGGCGCCTATAATTACGCCGCGCGCGGTGACGTAAAGGAAAGTCTCAGCCTTTATACCCTCGGCCATATCTTCGAGCAGTCCATTACCGAACTGGAATATCGCGAGGGCGAGCTCGAAGGCCGCGATACGGTCGCGAAGCTGTCGAAACGCAAACGCGACGGCGTTTATTACACGCCGGAAGCTGTGGTGAACTATCTGGTTGAACAGACGCTCGGCCCATGGTTCGCGGACGCGAAGGCGACCTGCGGCTATCCGACCCCGGAAGAAGGCGCTCCGACGGCCGCGTCGGCCACAGCCTATGTTGAGCGCCTCAAGGCGATCCGTATCGTTGACCCGGCCTGCGGCTCGGGAGCGTTTCTCATCTCCGCGTTTCGACGGCTGTTGCAGGAGCGGGTCGCTGCCGAGCGCGATGTCGCACGGACGAACGGCGCCGTTCCGGGAGCCATCGAGGAAGCGCCAATCATTGCACAAATCCTGCGCGACAACATTTATGGCGTCGACATCAATCCGGCCTCCGTCGAGATCGCGAAGCTGGCGCTATGGCTGCATTCCGCCCGCGCCTCGAAGCCGCTGTCGTCGCTGGAGCACACAATTCGCATTGGCAACAGCCTGGTCGGTCCGGACTTCTGGGCGGGGCGGCAGCGAACCGCCGACGGCGATGAGCGCGTCAGGGCGTTCGACTGGCGCATCGCCTTTCCGGAAGTCTGGCCCAAAGGTGGCGATGGGGGTTTCGATATTGTGCTCGGCAATCCGCCTTATGTGAAGCTGCAGAACCTTATGACGGTCGATCCGGACGTGGTCGCCTATCTGTCGGCGGAACGCGGCGGCGACACCTACCAGAGCGCCCGCACCGGAAATTTCGACCTGTATCTTCCCTTTATCGAGAAAGGCCTGCGGCTGCTCGCGCCGGGCGGACGCATGGCCTACATCGCGCCAAGCCTCTGGACCGTGAACCAGTATGGCGAAGGCCTGCGCGGCCTTGTGCGCCAGGGACAGCATCTCGATCGCTGGCTTGATTTCAAAGCTCACCAGATTTTTGAGGATGTCATTACCTATACGGCGTTGCAATTCTACACGCGCGAGCCGAACGACACTGTGCGCATAGCGACGGCGCCGAAGGGCGAGATGGCCGATATCGATTGGTCTAATGCGGAGCTCGCAGTTTCCTACGATGGGCTTCAGGAGTCCAAGGAGTGGCTGATGGCCACCGGAACAGAGCGAGCGCTTATCCGACGGCTGGCAGGACACTGCGTGCGGCTTGATCATCCATCGATTACGAGCGGGATCATCGTCGGGATTCAAACGAGCGCCGACCATATCTATCACCTAGAAAGACTTGGGGCCGGCCGTTACAAATGCACGCCAAAAGGCAAAGGCGCCGCGTCATACGAGGTCATGATAGAAGATGAGATTATGAAGCCGCTCGTATCGGGCCCTGAGGCAAAACGTTACGAAGATCCGGAGACCGCCACCTATCTGCTGTTCCCTTATGAGCGTGACGCTCGCGGCGTAATGAAATTGATCCCAACTGATGAAATGGAACAGCGATTCCCCTTGGCTTGGGCACATCTCCGCCGCTGGGAGCAAGAGTTACGGTCACGCGAGAAAGATGCTTTCAACGACGTGGCTTGGTATCGTTTCGGCCGAAACCAAAACCTCGACAAACAGGACGCCCCCAAACTGATAGTCGCCCAAACCGTGCCCGAGATGCGCGTTTGCGCCGACTTTCACGGAACGAAGTATCTAAATAACGTTCGTGTCAATGCTATCCTGGCCACTGAGCCCACAGATCAAAATTATCTGCTCAGCGTACTCAACGGCCCCGTTGTTGATTTTGTTTTTCGACGTATCGGTAAACCGAAACAGGGCGGTTGGTACGAGGCTAACAAACAGTTTATTGCGCCTTTGCCTATTCCCAACACTTCGAGAGAATCCCGTACTGACCTCGCGATGCGTGCGCAGCGGCTCCAAGAGCGATGGACGCACCGCCGTCATCTCCTGCAGGAGGCGGCCAACAGATTATCCGTGCTGGCGCGCGCGCCACACGAGGCTCGCTGGCTCTGGCCCGACCTCCCGACTTTGCCGGAGATTATCGAGCAGGCGCCCAAGGCGCTTCGCCTAACGACCGACCGCCGCAAATGGGCCAACGAACGGCTCGATGAAATTGAAGCGGCGCGTGTCGAGGCGTTGCAAGCGGCACTTGATCGCGGCGGGCGGCGCCAGGTACGTTTCGAGCGCGGCGAGCTTCGGCTTTATATGAGCGGCGCCGTCGCACTGGAAAAGATCTATCTCGATGAGGCCACCGGTCCCTTGGTGGCCGCCTACTGGCGCTGGCTTCTGCTGAGTGGAACCGCGCGCGAAGCCGAGAAATTTGCGAGTGAACTGCGCCGGCCGCCAGCCCCGACCGACGCCCCCGCCGCCACTCAGTTCATCGAGCGCGTCGCCGATTTGGCCGAAGAGGTTGCGGCCATCGAGGCCGACGAGCGGGCGTTGAACGAGATTCTCTACGATCTTTACGCCCTTACGCCCGACGAACGGAATCTTGTGGAGAACGAGCCCGGACGCCGTAACGCGGCACTGACTGCCGGGTGA
- a CDS encoding DUF6790 family protein, with the protein MIEGVIRTVMTNFTVTFFVIGLACAGVALMRAPRPLGGVLIVEKLLAWFVFWTVGVLYLYNGIFHVFFGKMAAAYIGWADSPFQLEVGVASFGFAFIGFFAAFRSFELRVAAIVGSAIFLIGAAIGHAYQIALTHNMAPGNAGIMFYSDIVLPIIGVVLLGLQWKCGRPEGALA; encoded by the coding sequence ATGATCGAAGGCGTCATCCGCACCGTCATGACCAATTTCACGGTGACGTTTTTCGTCATCGGCCTTGCGTGCGCGGGCGTTGCGCTGATGCGCGCGCCGCGCCCGCTCGGCGGCGTGCTGATCGTGGAGAAACTGCTCGCCTGGTTCGTGTTCTGGACCGTCGGCGTGCTCTATCTCTACAACGGCATCTTCCATGTTTTCTTCGGCAAGATGGCGGCGGCCTATATCGGCTGGGCCGACAGCCCGTTCCAGCTCGAGGTCGGCGTGGCGAGCTTCGGCTTTGCCTTCATCGGCTTTTTCGCGGCGTTCCGCAGCTTCGAGCTGCGCGTCGCGGCCATCGTCGGCTCCGCCATCTTCCTCATCGGGGCGGCCATCGGCCACGCCTATCAGATCGCGCTCACCCACAACATGGCGCCCGGCAATGCCGGCATCATGTTCTACAGCGACATCGTGCTGCCGATTATCGGCGTCGTGCTGTTGGGGTTGCAGTGGAAGTGCGGGAGACCGGAAGGAGCGTTGGCATGA
- the cynS gene encoding cyanase — protein sequence MKRADLTEKLLDIKREKGWTWKYICDEIGGMSPILVTGAVLGQHKMTKPMAAKAAALFGLSKTEEALLNEVPMRGTATPMPPTDPLIYRFYELILVNGPAIKVLIEEEFGDGIMSAIDFDMDITRKADPKGDRVQIGMTGKFLPFKYYGAKGNEMQLGFKEE from the coding sequence ATGAAGCGCGCCGACCTCACCGAAAAGCTGCTCGACATCAAGCGCGAGAAGGGCTGGACGTGGAAATACATCTGCGACGAGATCGGCGGCATGTCGCCGATCCTGGTGACGGGCGCGGTGCTCGGCCAGCACAAGATGACCAAGCCGATGGCGGCGAAGGCGGCGGCTTTGTTCGGGCTGTCGAAGACGGAAGAGGCGCTGCTCAACGAGGTGCCGATGCGCGGCACCGCGACGCCGATGCCGCCGACCGACCCGCTGATCTACCGCTTCTACGAGCTGATCCTGGTGAACGGCCCGGCGATCAAGGTGCTGATCGAGGAGGAGTTCGGCGACGGCATCATGTCGGCGATCGACTTCGACATGGACATCACGCGCAAGGCGGACCCCAAGGGCGACCGCGTGCAGATCGGCATGACCGGCAAGTTCCTGCCGTTCAAGTATTACGGCGCCAAGGGCAACGAGATGCAACTCGGGTTCAAGGAGGAGTAG
- a CDS encoding ABC transporter ATP-binding protein: MADSFISIEGISRRFGATTIFENLWLSMKRGEFVCVIGHSGCGKTTVLNILAGLDAPTEGAVIVDNKEISGPSLDRAVIFQGHSLLPWRTVLGNVAYAVSSRHRDWSRAQVNAHAQKFIDLVGLTGSEHKRPSELSGGMKQRVGIARALSIEPKIMLMDEPFSALDALTRGTLQDEVRRICLTTGQTVFMITHDVDEAIYLADKVVLMTNGPGAVLAEIVDNPLPKARSRTDFHKHPLYYAVRNHILDFLVERSRTFKLEAGAAYDPRRVAHVTPGLPEPTIATDTAFASARRSIS; the protein is encoded by the coding sequence ATGGCCGACAGCTTCATTTCCATTGAGGGAATTTCGCGCCGCTTCGGCGCCACGACGATCTTCGAGAACTTGTGGCTGTCGATGAAGCGTGGCGAATTCGTCTGCGTCATCGGCCATTCCGGATGCGGCAAGACCACGGTGCTCAACATCCTCGCCGGCCTCGACGCCCCCACGGAAGGCGCCGTCATCGTCGATAACAAGGAGATCAGCGGCCCGAGCCTCGATCGCGCCGTGATCTTCCAGGGCCACTCGCTGCTGCCGTGGCGCACCGTGCTCGGCAACGTCGCTTACGCCGTGTCGTCGCGCCACCGCGACTGGTCGCGCGCGCAAGTCAACGCGCATGCGCAGAAGTTCATCGACCTCGTTGGCCTCACCGGCTCGGAGCACAAGCGTCCTTCCGAACTGTCAGGCGGCATGAAGCAGCGCGTCGGCATCGCGCGGGCGCTTTCCATCGAGCCGAAGATCATGCTGATGGACGAGCCGTTCTCCGCGCTTGACGCGCTGACGCGCGGCACGCTGCAGGACGAGGTGCGCCGCATCTGCCTCACCACCGGGCAGACCGTGTTCATGATCACCCATGACGTCGACGAAGCGATTTATCTTGCCGACAAGGTGGTGCTGATGACCAACGGCCCCGGCGCAGTCCTTGCGGAAATCGTCGACAACCCGCTGCCGAAGGCGCGCTCGCGCACCGACTTCCACAAGCACCCGCTCTATTACGCGGTGCGCAACCACATTCTCGACTTCCTGGTGGAGCGCAGCCGCACGTTCAAGCTTGAAGCCGGCGCTGCTTACGATCCGCGCCGCGTTGCGCACGTCACGCCGGGCCTGCCCGAGCCCACCATCGCCACCGACACCGCATTCGCGTCCGCCAGAAGGAGCATCTCATGA